Proteins co-encoded in one Erwinia sp. genomic window:
- the egtB gene encoding Hercynine oxygenase (ID:JIFNMEKO_03289;~source:Prodigal:2.6): MATLSQVDNALPAVTRTLRLSTGSSEEKRQELLDYFSQTWSLYESLFDCLADEQAYYTKANPLRHPLIFYFGHTASFYINKLMAAGILKQRVNDDIEAMMAIGVDEMSWDDLNRGHYSWPALSTLREYRHQVFQVVRNVILEMPLTLPVTWESPAWVILMGIEHERIHLETSSVLIRELPLAWVHSRPEWPVCPQARHQRSQVPENSLLVVHGGEVRQGKNDDTYGWDNEYGSKITDIDTFQASKMLVSNAEFFQFVADGGYQHDGWWDDEGLGWRNYRQATAPVFWVGSPATPERLKLRLMTEVVDMPWDWPVEVNQLEAAAFCRWKAEKTGLSVQLPSEGEWLLLREQLASDQPDWITPPGNINLAWWASCCPVDLFATGDFFDLVGNVWQWTSTPISGLEGFKVHPLYDDFSTPTFDGKHTLIKGGSWISTGNEALKSSRYAFRRHFFQHAGFRYVASSHEEKRGQNPYESDGMVSQYLDFHYGPDYLDVANYSKVLVDIACEFSENRHRAMDIGCATGRASFELARHFSEVTGMDYSARFIDVALQIATGEDFRYLTQQEGELVEYHQINLHDIDLSQEQAARVQFVQGDACNLKPQSEQYDLLLAANLIDRLRQSERFLDNVSGLLKPGGILMLSSPYTWLDTFTPRENWLGGKRENGAALTTYQAMQRQLQKDFIEIAPPKDIPFVIKETARKYQYTIAQLTIWRRR; this comes from the coding sequence GTGGCTACACTTTCTCAGGTTGACAACGCTTTGCCCGCCGTGACGCGAACCTTACGTTTAAGCACAGGAAGCAGTGAAGAAAAACGCCAGGAGCTACTCGACTATTTTTCGCAAACCTGGTCACTGTATGAAAGTTTGTTTGATTGTCTGGCGGATGAACAGGCTTATTACACAAAAGCTAACCCGCTTCGTCACCCCCTGATCTTTTATTTTGGTCATACTGCCTCTTTCTATATCAATAAGTTAATGGCCGCAGGAATACTCAAACAGCGAGTGAACGATGATATTGAAGCGATGATGGCTATCGGTGTCGATGAGATGAGCTGGGATGATCTCAACAGAGGACACTATTCATGGCCAGCACTTAGCACGCTCAGAGAGTATCGCCATCAGGTATTTCAGGTCGTACGCAATGTTATCCTTGAAATGCCACTGACCCTGCCGGTGACATGGGAAAGTCCGGCGTGGGTCATTTTAATGGGGATAGAACATGAAAGAATCCATCTTGAAACCTCCAGCGTCTTGATCCGGGAATTACCGCTGGCATGGGTTCACTCCCGCCCCGAATGGCCGGTATGCCCGCAAGCACGCCATCAACGTAGCCAGGTACCGGAAAATAGCCTGCTGGTGGTACATGGTGGTGAGGTGAGACAGGGTAAAAATGACGACACCTACGGCTGGGATAATGAATACGGTTCTAAAATAACCGACATCGATACCTTTCAGGCCAGTAAAATGTTGGTGAGTAATGCCGAATTTTTCCAATTCGTCGCGGATGGCGGATATCAGCATGACGGCTGGTGGGATGATGAAGGTCTTGGCTGGCGTAACTACCGGCAAGCGACAGCCCCTGTGTTTTGGGTTGGATCTCCTGCAACCCCGGAGAGATTGAAGTTGCGGCTGATGACAGAGGTGGTTGATATGCCCTGGGATTGGCCGGTTGAAGTCAATCAACTGGAAGCGGCAGCCTTTTGTCGCTGGAAAGCAGAAAAAACCGGATTATCCGTGCAGCTACCCAGTGAGGGTGAATGGTTGCTGTTACGTGAACAACTTGCCAGTGATCAGCCCGACTGGATAACACCACCCGGCAATATCAACCTTGCATGGTGGGCTTCTTGTTGTCCGGTTGATCTCTTTGCCACTGGCGACTTTTTCGACCTGGTGGGAAATGTCTGGCAGTGGACCTCGACACCTATCAGTGGGTTAGAAGGCTTTAAGGTACACCCCCTGTATGATGATTTTTCTACTCCCACCTTCGACGGTAAGCATACGTTAATCAAGGGTGGCAGTTGGATCTCCACCGGAAATGAAGCGCTAAAATCCTCCCGATATGCATTTCGCCGCCATTTTTTCCAGCATGCCGGATTCCGTTATGTGGCTTCCAGCCATGAAGAGAAAAGGGGACAGAATCCTTATGAAAGCGATGGTATGGTTTCTCAGTATCTCGATTTCCACTATGGGCCTGATTATCTTGATGTGGCCAACTACAGCAAAGTCCTGGTAGATATTGCCTGTGAATTCAGTGAAAACCGTCATCGGGCGATGGATATAGGTTGTGCCACAGGCAGAGCCAGCTTTGAGCTTGCCCGTCATTTCAGCGAAGTCACGGGTATGGATTATTCTGCGAGGTTTATTGATGTCGCCTTACAAATCGCTACCGGTGAAGACTTCCGCTATCTGACTCAGCAAGAAGGGGAATTGGTTGAATATCATCAAATCAATTTACATGATATCGATTTGAGTCAAGAACAGGCCGCACGTGTTCAGTTTGTTCAGGGTGATGCCTGTAACCTGAAACCACAATCTGAACAGTATGACTTGCTACTTGCCGCCAACCTGATTGATCGTTTACGTCAATCAGAACGATTTCTTGATAATGTCTCCGGGTTATTAAAACCGGGGGGAATATTGATGTTATCTTCTCCTTATACGTGGCTTGATACTTTTACTCCCCGCGAAAACTGGCTAGGTGGTAAAAGAGAAAATGGTGCAGCATTGACTACCTACCAGGCAATGCAGCGCCAGTTGCAGAAGGATTTTATTGAGATAGCTCCCCCCAAAGATATCCCCTTTGTTATCAAAGAAACTGCCAGAAAATATCAGTATACTATTGCCCAACTGACAATCTGGCGCAGACGCTAA
- the garK_2 gene encoding Glycerate 2-kinase (ID:JIFNMEKO_03293;~source:Prodigal:2.6) has translation MKIVIAPDSFKESLSAADVACAIENGFREIYPNAEYVKLPMADGGEGTVDAMVAAKGGR, from the coding sequence ATGAAAATAGTCATTGCCCCTGACTCCTTTAAAGAGAGTTTAAGTGCAGCTGACGTTGCCTGTGCGATTGAGAACGGTTTTCGCGAGATATACCCCAATGCTGAGTATGTGAAATTACCTATGGCCGATGGTGGAGAAGGAACCGTCGATGCTATGGTGGCGGCGAAAGGGGGGAGATAA
- the trg_7 gene encoding Methyl-accepting chemotaxis protein III (ID:JIFNMEKO_03291;~source:Prodigal:2.6), with protein sequence MHEVVSAVNRVTDIMAEISAASDEQSKGISQVADAVTNMDGVTQQNAALVEEAAQATRSLEEQASSLTRVVATFRLNEQAQQRPAIISPPAKTQSLLRPGKKSPVAIDDNNWEKF encoded by the coding sequence ATGCATGAAGTGGTCAGCGCGGTTAATCGTGTTACTGATATCATGGCTGAAATTTCTGCCGCTTCCGACGAACAAAGTAAAGGTATCAGCCAGGTTGCCGATGCAGTCACCAATATGGATGGTGTAACACAGCAGAACGCAGCATTGGTAGAAGAGGCAGCTCAGGCAACGCGCTCTCTGGAAGAACAGGCCTCATCGCTCACCAGAGTGGTTGCAACATTTCGTCTCAATGAGCAGGCACAGCAGCGTCCGGCTATTATCTCTCCGCCAGCTAAAACACAATCCCTGCTTCGTCCCGGGAAAAAATCACCTGTCGCTATTGATGATAATAACTGGGAAAAATTTTAA
- the trg_6 gene encoding Methyl-accepting chemotaxis protein III (ID:JIFNMEKO_03290;~source:Prodigal:2.6) codes for MLKKLKIKTGLIFIIFVVSALLIGVSVFSLSALKSQGEFTDNINHRLANQSIPMYKIYNNILSARLAAQYANIYIEKNEPSEQMFNIYLSYLDGADKIIDELDKMPSRTGEGQSLRNNILKNYQEYKKYGFAPLKEALKNKNIGDFDRLLPILSKYDVNFKNSLSDLTDFSRERSRQILLKSDTDQDIAMMIIVTTLIIAVIMVMFSGYIVKNAILHPVAAMRAHFKEMESGNLSISIPPLPNNEMGQLMAALDGMQDALRKIVADVRDASSEIAVGAKQISAGNHDLSSRTEEQASSLEQTAASMEELTATVKHNTDNAHRANQLVVEASSMTRQGGDIVTEVVSTMKSISVSSKKVADITSVINSIAFQTNILALNAAVEAARAGEQGKGFAVVASEVRNLAQRSAQAAKEIEQLIGESVTGIENGYHLAENA; via the coding sequence ATGTTAAAGAAATTAAAAATTAAAACGGGTTTGATTTTTATCATCTTTGTTGTGAGTGCGCTATTAATTGGTGTCAGCGTTTTTTCACTCTCAGCCTTAAAAAGCCAGGGGGAATTCACGGATAACATCAATCATCGTCTGGCGAACCAGTCTATTCCTATGTACAAGATTTATAACAACATATTGAGCGCAAGACTGGCTGCGCAATATGCGAATATCTACATAGAGAAAAACGAACCCTCAGAGCAGATGTTCAATATTTATCTTAGCTATCTGGATGGCGCAGATAAAATAATCGATGAATTAGATAAGATGCCTTCACGCACAGGAGAAGGTCAATCACTCAGAAATAATATTTTAAAGAATTACCAGGAGTATAAAAAATATGGTTTTGCTCCTCTGAAAGAAGCATTAAAAAATAAAAATATTGGTGATTTTGACCGCTTATTACCCATTCTTTCCAAATATGATGTTAATTTCAAAAACTCCTTATCCGACCTTACTGATTTTTCAAGAGAAAGAAGCCGCCAGATATTATTAAAATCAGATACTGACCAAGATATTGCAATGATGATTATCGTGACGACACTGATCATCGCTGTCATTATGGTGATGTTCTCGGGTTATATCGTAAAAAATGCGATTCTGCATCCGGTTGCTGCCATGCGGGCTCATTTCAAAGAGATGGAGTCGGGTAATTTATCTATTTCTATTCCGCCTCTACCCAATAATGAGATGGGGCAGTTGATGGCGGCATTGGATGGCATGCAGGATGCACTGCGAAAAATTGTTGCTGATGTACGCGATGCTTCATCAGAAATTGCAGTCGGAGCCAAACAAATCTCTGCCGGAAACCATGACCTCTCATCGAGAACCGAAGAGCAGGCTTCTTCCCTGGAACAAACGGCAGCAAGCATGGAGGAGCTAACCGCAACGGTAAAACATAATACTGATAATGCGCATCGTGCTAATCAACTGGTGGTAGAAGCTTCGTCCATGACTCGTCAGGGAGGAGATATTGTTACCGAAGTGGTCAGCACGATGAAAAGCATCTCTGTCAGCTCGAAGAAAGTTGCTGATATCACCTCCGTGATTAACAGTATTGCGTTTCAGACCAATATTCTCGCACTCAACGCAGCTGTTGAGGCGGCGAGAGCAGGAGAACAGGGAAAAGGATTTGCTGTTGTTGCCAGCGAAGTGCGTAATCTTGCCCAACGCAGTGCTCAGGCCGCTAAAGAGATAGAACAGCTGATAGGCGAGTCAGTCACTGGAATAGAAAATGGCTATCATTTGGCAGAAAATGCCTGA
- a CDS encoding hypothetical protein (ID:JIFNMEKO_03294;~source:Prodigal:2.6) translates to MAILLLSLRPVAGISIDPLVALPVGGLAGLIMMKKISLTHHCIVSGLSRMAPVAIMLLGTGTLAGVIAQSGLKNLLIDGLTASGLPSYLLAPFSGAFMSMATASTTAGASVASSVFGDAVMQMGITALAAGAMIHAGSTVFDHMPHGSFFHATGGSVSMSMQERLKLIPYETAVGLTITLISTLLFGVFHFFG, encoded by the coding sequence GTGGCTATACTGCTTCTGTCATTACGTCCTGTTGCCGGTATTTCTATCGATCCGCTGGTTGCACTTCCTGTGGGTGGTTTGGCTGGGCTGATAATGATGAAGAAAATTTCGCTGACGCATCATTGCATTGTTTCTGGTCTTTCCCGTATGGCTCCTGTTGCGATTATGTTACTGGGTACAGGAACCCTCGCTGGGGTAATTGCGCAGTCCGGGCTCAAAAATTTACTTATTGATGGGCTGACAGCCTCAGGACTACCCTCTTATCTGCTGGCACCATTCTCTGGTGCTTTTATGTCGATGGCGACAGCATCGACTACGGCGGGTGCCTCAGTGGCTTCCTCGGTATTTGGCGATGCGGTTATGCAGATGGGAATAACTGCATTGGCTGCAGGGGCGATGATTCATGCCGGATCAACCGTATTTGATCATATGCCTCATGGAAGTTTCTTCCATGCCACGGGGGGCAGTGTATCAATGTCTATGCAGGAGCGGCTTAAGCTGATCCCTTATGAAACAGCAGTAGGTCTGACGATTACGCTAATATCCACCCTGCTATTTGGCGTCTTCCACTTTTTCGGCTGA
- the ygbN gene encoding Inner membrane permease YgbN (ID:JIFNMEKO_03295;~source:Prodigal:2.6), with protein sequence MDVMPVSATGALIALALSIILILRKIPPVYGMMAGALVGGLAGGVDLIQSIDLMIKGAQGITNAVLRILAAGVLAGVLIESGGANTIAESIVRRVGEKHALLALAIATLLLTAAGVFVDVAVITVAPIALAIGHRADLSKMSILLAMIGGGKAGNVMSPNPNTIAVAENLNIPLTSLMTAGIIPGLCGLMVAYFLARGLIHRGRKVTA encoded by the coding sequence ATGGACGTAATGCCGGTTTCTGCAACAGGAGCTCTGATCGCCCTGGCTCTGTCAATTATCTTGATTTTAAGAAAAATCCCCCCGGTGTACGGCATGATGGCTGGTGCGCTGGTGGGGGGGCTTGCTGGTGGTGTCGATCTGATTCAGTCGATTGATTTAATGATAAAAGGTGCGCAGGGTATCACCAATGCTGTGTTGCGAATTCTGGCTGCTGGTGTGCTGGCTGGTGTGCTGATTGAATCTGGTGGGGCAAATACCATTGCAGAAAGTATTGTACGACGGGTCGGAGAAAAGCATGCATTGTTAGCCCTGGCGATAGCGACATTGTTGCTGACAGCGGCAGGTGTTTTTGTTGATGTGGCGGTGATTACTGTCGCGCCAATAGCGTTGGCCATTGGCCATCGTGCTGATTTGTCAAAAATGTCTATTTTGCTGGCAATGATTGGAGGCGGTAAGGCGGGCAATGTTATGTCGCCCAATCCAAATACTATCGCTGTGGCTGAGAATCTGAATATTCCACTGACCTCTTTGATGACAGCTGGCATCATTCCTGGTCTGTGTGGGTTGATGGTTGCTTATTTTCTGGCTCGTGGTTTGATTCATCGCGGCAGAAAAGTCACTGCATAA
- the garK_1 gene encoding Glycerate 2-kinase (ID:JIFNMEKO_03292;~source:Prodigal:2.6): MIEMASASGLHLVPAGQRDPRFTTSFGTGELILDALQLGAETMIIGIGGSATNDGGAGMMQALGARLLDKQGEPLAAGGEALLNLHQIDMENVDPRLLSTELRVACDVDNPLCGVNGASAVFGPQKGATPEMVKQLDAALRCWGELIFTLTGQSVAELPGAGAAGGVGAALSGLLGGKLEPGIKIVTDALHLAQHIQGADLVITGEGRIDSQSIHGKTPIGVAQVAAQFSVPAIALVGGMAKDYAVVHQHGLAVVLSVVNRIVSFSEAMEEAADNLRVTARNVAAVWQLASKETSNVPPVSYRRCESN; this comes from the coding sequence GTGATTGAAATGGCGTCAGCGTCAGGACTACACCTGGTTCCTGCCGGGCAACGGGATCCGCGCTTCACAACGTCTTTTGGTACCGGAGAACTGATCCTCGATGCGTTACAGTTGGGTGCTGAAACGATGATCATTGGTATCGGTGGCAGTGCCACTAATGATGGTGGGGCTGGTATGATGCAGGCGCTTGGTGCCCGATTACTTGATAAACAAGGTGAACCACTCGCCGCTGGTGGCGAGGCATTATTGAATTTACATCAGATTGATATGGAGAATGTTGATCCCCGTTTGTTGTCGACTGAACTCCGTGTGGCCTGTGATGTTGATAATCCATTATGTGGTGTTAATGGCGCGTCAGCAGTGTTTGGTCCACAGAAAGGGGCTACCCCTGAGATGGTGAAACAACTGGATGCTGCATTACGTTGTTGGGGCGAACTTATTTTTACTCTCACGGGGCAGTCAGTTGCCGAGCTACCAGGCGCGGGGGCAGCCGGAGGCGTCGGGGCGGCGTTGTCAGGTTTACTTGGGGGTAAGCTGGAGCCGGGGATTAAAATTGTCACCGATGCACTTCATCTGGCACAGCACATTCAGGGTGCCGATTTAGTTATCACTGGCGAAGGTCGCATCGATAGTCAGAGTATTCACGGTAAAACTCCGATAGGTGTAGCACAGGTAGCGGCTCAGTTTTCCGTTCCTGCTATTGCGCTGGTGGGTGGCATGGCAAAAGATTACGCAGTAGTCCATCAGCATGGACTGGCTGTGGTACTTTCTGTGGTGAATCGTATAGTCTCATTCTCTGAAGCGATGGAAGAGGCGGCTGATAATCTTCGGGTAACGGCAAGGAATGTCGCTGCAGTCTGGCAGTTAGCCAGTAAAGAGACATCAAATGTACCGCCGGTCTCTTACCGGCGGTGTGAGAGTAATTAA
- the viaA gene encoding Protein ViaA (ID:JIFNMEKO_03288;~source:Prodigal:2.6): MNLATLTLSLAINEDDLIDTFIVTMLNTPQLVSYFEKCPPMKQVLLREVSRWKNDLQEAMKQQTVPESLENEFHYWQAIQSTDAVSFSDQLPEILNFLQQEDRAFCHEAQQLIAGSSPATQLSKPQQARFIYHWRRALSTQTLTLNLHLLEQEKERLLGELQQRMTLSLQFSTLMPEQNEITAGHLWDLTKSSVLPEECQPIEEYSHFLATQPLLQEIAQKIGRSRTAKPLANPDAPKETYREWIKTRAPSPQEINGLHQSDDILRLLPPELANIGCQELEIEFYRRLVEKRLFCYDLNGETLHQRLAIRPVTHQQSEQLQPSGPMVICVDTSGSMGGFNERCAKAFCLALLKIALENNRRCFVILFAHQVISYELTAETGIIQAIRFLSQRFRGGTDLAGCLKQVLSLLSQAEWVDADAVIISDFIAQRLPASLIDEIEQHKTRRQQRFHAVTLSAHGKPGILRIFDHLWHFDTSLKNRLLRHWLP; encoded by the coding sequence ATGAACCTTGCTACCCTGACACTTTCACTGGCGATCAACGAAGACGATCTGATAGACACCTTCATCGTCACCATGCTTAACACACCTCAGTTAGTCTCGTATTTTGAGAAGTGTCCGCCAATGAAACAGGTCCTGTTACGTGAGGTTTCTCGCTGGAAAAATGACCTGCAGGAAGCAATGAAACAACAAACAGTGCCTGAGTCACTGGAAAATGAATTCCATTACTGGCAGGCGATACAGTCCACTGACGCTGTAAGCTTTTCTGATCAACTGCCTGAAATATTAAATTTTTTACAACAGGAAGATCGCGCTTTCTGCCATGAAGCCCAGCAATTAATAGCAGGGTCATCTCCGGCAACCCAGCTGTCAAAACCACAACAGGCACGCTTTATTTATCACTGGCGGCGCGCACTCTCTACACAGACACTGACGCTTAACTTACATCTTCTTGAGCAGGAAAAAGAACGGTTATTAGGTGAGCTCCAGCAAAGAATGACCCTTAGTCTGCAATTTTCCACGCTCATGCCCGAGCAAAACGAAATTACCGCCGGACATCTGTGGGATCTGACCAAAAGCAGCGTACTGCCAGAAGAGTGTCAACCGATTGAAGAGTATAGCCATTTCCTGGCAACACAACCGCTGTTACAGGAGATAGCGCAAAAAATAGGCCGAAGCCGTACTGCTAAACCACTCGCAAACCCTGATGCGCCGAAAGAGACTTACCGTGAATGGATTAAAACACGGGCCCCTTCACCGCAAGAGATCAACGGGCTCCATCAAAGTGACGATATTCTTCGTTTACTTCCACCTGAACTGGCAAATATAGGTTGCCAGGAACTGGAGATAGAATTTTATCGCCGTCTGGTGGAGAAGCGGCTATTTTGTTATGACCTTAACGGTGAAACCCTGCATCAACGGCTGGCGATACGCCCGGTAACTCATCAGCAAAGTGAGCAGTTACAGCCTTCAGGACCCATGGTAATTTGCGTTGATACATCAGGTTCGATGGGGGGATTTAATGAGCGTTGTGCGAAAGCATTTTGTCTCGCACTATTAAAAATTGCGCTGGAAAATAACCGACGCTGTTTCGTCATACTTTTTGCTCATCAGGTCATCAGCTACGAACTGACCGCAGAAACAGGTATCATACAAGCGATACGCTTTCTCAGTCAGCGTTTTCGTGGCGGAACTGACCTTGCAGGATGTCTGAAACAAGTTCTCTCTCTTCTTTCGCAAGCCGAGTGGGTAGATGCCGATGCTGTTATCATTTCTGATTTCATTGCCCAACGGCTACCTGCGTCATTGATTGATGAAATCGAACAGCATAAAACGCGGCGGCAACAGCGGTTTCATGCGGTAACGCTCTCAGCACATGGGAAACCCGGTATTCTGCGTATCTTCGATCATCTCTGGCATTTTGATACCAGTTTAAAAAATCGTCTCTTGCGTCACTGGCTGCCCTGA